Proteins found in one Plasmodium coatneyi strain Hackeri chromosome 10, complete sequence genomic segment:
- a CDS encoding Triose or hexose phosphate/phosphate translocator produces MKDNTKNEYGTFPIMINEGHSDQVGDKKFLSGGIYHTILERAKLLCLFLTWYALNILYNVDNKIALNMTKLPWFISSVQLFTGWIFICIYWLTGYKKIPRIYTLDLFLKNIGIQSFCHIMVHFGAVVSMSCTTVSFTHVVKACEPVFTALLSILLLKQYMKISKYLTLLIIVGGVICASVKEIHFTWLSFWCATISNLGSSMRSIYAKKMMTQKSLIGENLNASNIYSMITICSALMSLPLVIVFEGKSAYNFVTNYQNTTLSNYTYQEIITKIFLSGIWYYLNNEVAFMCLEKVNQVTHAVANCIKRVVIIVSSIIIFQTQITLLGALGSAVAITGAFLYSVI; encoded by the coding sequence ATGAAAGACAACACGAAAAATGAGTATGGAACTTTTCCGATAATGATCAACGAGGGTCACTCGGACCAAGTGGGCGATAAGAAATTCCTAAGTGGAGGCATCTACCATACGATTCTGGAGAGAGCCAAGTTGCTGTGTCTGTTCCTAACATGGTACGCCCTAAATATCCTATACAACGTGGACAACAAAATAGCGCTAAACATGACAAAGCTTCCCTGGTTTATCAGCTCAGTACAATTATTCACCGGATGGATATTCATTTGTATCTATTGGCTGACTGGCTATAAGAAGATTCCCAGAATATATACCTTAGacttgtttttaaaaaacatagGGATCCAGAGTTTCTGTCACATTATGGTTCACTTTGGTGCCGTGGTTTCCATGTCCTGCACCACGGTATCCTTCACACACGTGGTGAAAGCATGTGAACCCGTTTTTACAGCCCTACTCTCCATCCTCCTACTAAAACAGTATATGAAAATAAGTAAATACTTAACGTTGCTGATCATTGTTGGAGGAGTTATCTGTGCATCTGTAAAGGAGATCCACTTCACGTGGTTGTCCTTCTGGTGTGCTACCATATCAAATCTGGGATCCTCCATGAGGTCTATATACGCCAAGAAAATGATGACACAGAAGTCTCTAATTGGAGAAAACCTGAACGCTTCCAACATCTATTCGATGATTACCATTTGTTCAGCTCTCATGTCTCTACCCCTAGTAATAGTCTTCGAGGGAAAGTCCGCATACAACTTTGTCACCAACTACCAGAATACAACTCTAAGTAATTACACCTACCAGGAGATAATAACTAAGATTTTTCTTAGCGGTATTTGGTACTACCTGAACAATGAAGTTGCTTTTATGTGTCTCGAGAAAGTGAACCAAGTCACTCACGCTGTGGCCAACTGTATTAAGCGTGTCGTCATTATtgtttcttctattattattttccagACCCAGATCACCTTGCTCGGTGCCCTCGGTTCTGCCGTTGCGATCACGGGCGCCTTCCTCTACTCCGTCATCTAA
- a CDS encoding Transcription factor iib yields MYRNKYQPNILSLLLSAGSKPLDLWKTRTKKGCVRKVLDDTIKLSAIEIMSENTSDSYIYTAPEKFSSLGISLPFIVLIVKNMNKYFSFRISIMDDKKCRRTFRISNFQTVTRLSNKWCTMPMILNEGWNIIQINLQEYTEKAFRTKYKETIEVQINASIRIRCIYFCDKLYNNEDLKDEYKIFCKKKEKVKYIPPQCLNKPLKKMTIKSVVTGGGKNSPTDAQQNETTEDASTNENSKQADVEPTSEKNPQGADMTEGIELYEESTDDPFFGDKIDGEGTSLAQVIGGEAPTEAVNETADNATNETVDDATDNATNDAVNDPHVDGDDAEEAELLAHIKTLEMDDANVLYEDVNYETYNNDDN; encoded by the exons ATGTACCGGAATAAATACCAGCCGAACATCTTGTCCCTCCTGCTGAGCGCGGG CTCCAAACCACTGGACCTATGGAAGACAAGGACGAAGAAGGGGTGTGTCCGGAAAGTTTTGGACGACACCATCAAGCTAAGTGCCATTGAAATAATGTCAGAAAATACGTCCGACTCGTATATCTACACGGCCCCGGAAAAGTTTTCCTCCCTGGGTATTAGCCTGCCCTTTATCGTCCTCATCGTGAAAAAT ATGAACAAATACTTTTCCTTCCGCATAAGCATAATGGACGACAAGAAATGCAGGAGGACTTTTCGCATTTCCAATTTTCAG ACCGTGACGAGACTGTCGAACAAGTGGTGCACCATGCCGATGATCCTGAACGAAGGCTGGAACATAATTCAAATAAACCTCCAGGAGTACACAGAAAAAGCTTTTCGAACAAAGTATAAGGAGACCATCGAAGTACAGATAAATGCCAGCATACGAATCAGGTGCATCTACTTTTGTGACAAACTTTACAACAATGAAGACCTGAAGGACGAATACAAAAtattctgcaaaaaaaaagagaaggtgAAATACATTCCCCCGCAATGCTTAAACAagcctttaaaaaaaatgacaatcAAAAGCGTCGTCAccgggggagggaaaaactCACCCACTGACGCCCAGCAGAACGAAACAACGGAAGATGCTTCCACCAACGAGAATTCAAAACAAGCAGATGTAGAACCCACTAGTGAGAAGAACCCCCAAGGTGCAGACATGACTGAGGGGATTGAATTATACGAGGAGAGTACTGACGACCCCTTTTTTGGTGACAAAATTGACGGGGAGGGCACCTCTCTGGCGCAGGTCATCGGGGGGGAAGCACCCACCGAAGCGGTAAACGAGACGGCAGACAACGCAACAAACGAGACGGTAGACGATGCAACAGACAACGCAACGAACGACGCAGTAAATGACCCGCACGTGGATGGGGACGACGCCGAAGAGGCCGAACTGCTGGCCCACATCAAGACGCTCGAAATGGACGACGCCAACGTGCTCTACGAGGACGTCAACTACGAGACGTACAACAATGACGACAACTGA